CTCGTAGCGGTAGGGCCAGGGGCTGGGTGTACGGGGCAGGGCCGGGTCCGGGGTGCAGAAGATGAGCCGGGCCTTCTTGACCGCGAGGGAGGTGCGGGTCGGACCGATGATCCGCTCGAAGAGCTTGAGGGTGGAGGTGTGGATCTCCTTGACCATGCCCGTGCCGATGACGACGGTGCCCGCGTGGACGGCCGGTGCCAGCCGGTGCAGCTGGTCCTCCAGGAGCGCGAGACTCTTCGGGACGCGTACCAGCAGGACGTCGATGCGGTCCGGCGGCGCGTCCCTGGCCGACAGCAGGTGCACGGCGTCGGCGGCCACGCCGTTGCGGTCCAGATTCGCCAGGGTCGCGCGCTGCGCCAGGTAGGAGTCGGTGATCTGTACGAGGCGGTGCCCGGCCAGCACGGTGCTCAGGGCTCCCCAGCGGTCGCCCACCACGACCACGGTGCCCGACAGGTCGACCGGTTCCGGTTCGTCGGTACCCTCCAGCCGCCGCAGCAGATACTCATCGGCAGCGTCCCAGGCGCGGAACGGGTCGCGCGGGTCCTCGGGAAAGCGGGCGAGGTCGTACCCGGCCCCTGACGTCGTCAAACGGTTCATTGTGGACCCAGGCTAGCCGAGCCGCGGGGAGTGACCGCACACTCCCCGCGCCGGCCGCCGGGCCCGCCGGCTAGGGCAGCGCCTTGTCGATCGCCGACCGGCCCTCCCGGGCGAGCCTGCGCTCCGCCCACTGAAGATTCTTCGGAGTCAGGTCCCGCCCGGAGGCGAGCACCAGGTCCTCTGCCGACGGATGGTCGCTCCCGCCGGTGTGCAAGAGGCTGTCGGGAGTCACTCCCCGAGCTGCGGATACGGATTCGGGCTCGTCGCTCATGCCGCCTCCTCGTCCTTTCGGTCATTCTCGCCCCGCGCCCGGCCCGCCGCATCCGATGCCTCCGCGATCCGCTCCCCGCGCCACAGTCAAGCCCTCACTTGACCTGCACATGATAGGTACACAGCGTTCACACCATGGTCACGGTGCGTGTGGAAGGCTCCCGCTGACCCCGTACCACACCACCGCCGCGGCGCCGTTCCCCACCTTGTGACGGCCTCGCGGTGCCCGCGTTCCCGGGCAATTCCGGAGAGGACACCCCACATGTCCCGTCGTCACCTTCATTACCGGCGCCCCCTGCTGGCGACCCTCGCCGCGTTCGCGGTGCTCGCCGGCACCGCGGCCGCCGCACCGGCTGCCACATCCCAGGCCGCACCCCCGGCCGCGCCGGTTGCCGCTACCCCGCTCGGCGCCCTCGACGACACGTACTACCAGAACGCGCTCGGCAAGTCCGGAACCGCGCTGAAGAGCGCGCTCCACACGATCATCAGCAGCCAGACCAAGATCTCCTACAGCCAGGTCTGGGACGCCCTGAAGAGCACGGACCAGGACCCCGCCAACTCCTCCAACGTGATCCTCGTCTACTCCGGCCGTTCGATATCCAAGAACAGCAACGGCGGCTCGGTCGGCCAGTGGAACCGCGAGCACGTCTGGGCGAAGTCCCACGGCGACTTCGGCACCTCCACCGGCCCCGGCACGGACATCCACCACCTGCGCCCGGAGGACGTCCAGGTCAACTCGATCCGCGGCAACAAGGACTTCGACAACGGCGGCAGCGCGGTCAGCGGCGCACCGGGCAGCTACACCGACAGCGACTCCTTCGAACCGCGTGACGCGGTCAAGGGCGATGTGGCGCGCATGATCCTCTACATGGCGGTGCGCTACGAGGGCGATGACGCCTTCCCCGACCTCGAACCCAACGACAGGGTGTCCAACGGCTCGGCGCCGTACATCGGCCGCCTCCCGGTGCTGAAGGCGTGGAGCCAGGAGGACCCGCCGGACAGCTTCGAGAAGCGGCGCAACGACGTCATATTCGACCAGTACCAGCACAACCGGAACCCGTTCATCGACCACCCGGAGTGGGTCGAGTCCATCTGGTAGATCAGCCCATCCGGTAGTCGAGCGGGCTCCCGCCCCGGTTCAGCCGTCCAGGCCGCTCGCGCACCAGGCCACGGCGTCCTCGCGGGAGACGAAGGGCCGAAGGGCCGTATGTCCCTGCTCCCCGGTGCCGGGGGGCAGGGACAGACGGCCGGCCGGGTCGGCCACGGCGGTGCGCAGACCGCCGTCCACGAGCCGGCTCAGCCCCCTGCGCAGCACCGCCCGGGCCACCGAGTCGATGTCGGTCACCTGCCGCAGGTCCAGCACCACGGACCCCGTCCCGCTCGGTCGTGACTCGTCCAGGGCGTACAGCACCCGCTCGGCGGCGGTGAAGTCGAGGGCGCCCTGGGCGGCGACGACCGCGACCCGTTCACGCAGGGCGCGCTCCCGTGGCCCCGCCCGGGCGGACGGCAGATCGTCGGCCGTGGTGACCAGGGTGACGGTGGACGCGGCCAGTGCCGGATTGTGCATCAGATGCAGGCCGAGCCGCTCGGAGAGCGCCCCGAGCGCGGCACGCCCGCGTACGGAGGTGCCGGTCGGGTCCAGCAGTGGGCTATAGGTCGCCAGACCGAACCGGGCGGGGCCCGAGGCGATCAGTCCGCCCGACACACCGCTCTTCGCAGGCAGCCCCACCCGTAGCAGCCAGTCCCCCGAGGCGTCGTACATCCCGCAGGTCGCCATCACGGCCAGCACCTGGGCCGCGACAGGCTCCGAGACCACTTCGTCGCCGGTGAGCGGGTTGACGCCGCCGTGCGCGAGGGTCGCGGCCATCGCGGCGAGGTCCAGTGTGGTGACCCGTACCGCGCACTGCCTGAAGTACGTCTCCACCGCCGCCACCGGGTCGACGGGCAGCCGGCCCGCGCTGCGGATCAGGTAGGCGAGGGCGCGGTTGCGGTCGCCGGTGACCGCCTCGGAGGCGTACACCTGCTCGTCGACGTCCAGCCGCCGTCCGGCGAACCGGCTGAGGCAGTCGAGGATGCGGCCGAATCCCGGGGCGTCGGGAGTGTCCGGGATCAGCGCGGTGGTGACGATGGCACCCGCGTTGACCATGGCGTTGTCGGGCCGCCCCGTGACCGGTTCCAGGCTGATGGCGTTGTATGCCTCGCCGCTGGGCTCGGCGTTCACCCAGCGGCCGACCTCGTCGAGCCCGAGGACGGACAGGGCCAGGGCGTAGACGAACGGCTTCGACACGGACTGCAGGTGAACGTGGCGTCGGCGTCACCCGTGCTGTAGCGGTGGCCGTCCATGCTGATCAGCGCCAGGCCGAACGCATCCGGGTCGGCCAGCGCCAGTTGTGGGATGTAGTCGGCGAGTTGGCCGTCCCGCAGCCCGGCGAACCGCGTGTGCAGTTCGCGCAGGGCGTCGGTGACGGCTTCGGCTGCGGCGCTCACCCGGCCCGGCCGTCAGCCGCGCTCGGCCTGGGCGATCCGGGGGAACGTCTTGACGCCCGCCGCCTTGCTGCTGTTGGCGTGCTGGCTTACGGTCCGCCCCGGCGGGGCGTCCGCGAAGCCGACCACCACGGAGTCGAGCACCTTCCCCGACGCGTCGACGAACTCCACCTTGACGGCATAGAAGGCGGCTTTGTCCGTGGGGTTGGTGACCCGGACGAGGGCGCTGCGGAACTGCTCGGACGTCACGACCGGCAGCCCCGACACCGAGACGTCCCCGGCCCCGTTGCCCCGCCCCTGGACGCCGGCCAGCAGCTTGACGGCCTGCTGGCGGTTGCGCTCGGTGGCGGCGGAGACCGAGGCCGCGAATTCCTGCTGGGTGCGCGAACTGGGGCTCGCGGACGGGGTCATGGCCGGTTCCGGCGACACCGTGCGGATGCTCCTGGCCGTGCCCTGCGAGGAGGTGTCGGAATCGCCGCAGGCGGCGGTACCGGCGATGATCACCCCGGCCAGCACGGCTGGGGCGAGGTTTCGGGCTGCGCGGCCGCCGAGGGCGTACCGCAAGGGGCTGGTCGGGTTCACGGACGCTCCGTCTGCTCTGAAGGGCGTATCGAAAGGGCCTATCGAAAGGGCGTTAGTAAGAAGTGAGGCAGGGAGAGAGGCAGAGGGGAGGGTGAGGCACAGCCGGTGCGGGCGCCCCGGACCGGCTGTGCTCCCCCGGCCGGTCAGGCCGCGTCCTCGCCGAAGATCTCGCGCAGCCGCGCCTCGCTCTGCGCGTCCAGATTGCTGTGCAGCAGCTCGGCACCGCCCTCGGGCAGCGCTTCGCTGATCCGGTCGGGCACCTCGTTCATCGTCAGCAGGAACAGCGCCGAAGTCCCGGGCGTCACCTTCTCCTTGACCTCGGCGATGAAGTCGTCGTCGATGCCGACATCGGCCAGCTTGCCGCCCAGCGCCCCGGCCGCCGCGCCGATCGCGGCGCCCAGCAGCGGCATCAGGAAGATCAGTCCGAAGAGCATCCCCCAGAACGTGCCGCTCAGTGCGCCGGCGCCGACCAGGTTGATCAACTGCTTGGTCCTGGGCTTCGCCCGGTCCACGGGCCAGCTGACCACGGCCGCGTCGAGGATCTTGATCAGCCCTTCCTTCTGGAGGGACTTGAGCGTGGCCTCCACGGTCTCCGCACCCTCCGCGGACTGGAACTTCCACACGGTGAGCGTGGACATCGCACATACCTCCTGAGACCGATGACGAATAACTCGCCCATATTAGGATGAAAAGGTATGAATTGACTCATCGAGATCACCCGCTTCACTCGGGAGCGGATGCCGGACGAAGCCCCTGGGAGGCAACGATGGATACGGACGCCCTCACCGCCCGCCTGTTGCAGGAACTGCGGGCGGCCAAGCCCTATCCGGCCCTGTCCCTGACCATGCCGACGCACCGCCGCGCCAGGGACAGTGCCCAGGACGCCGTACGGCTGCGCAATCTGGCGGCCGAGGCCATCAGCCGACTGGAGGCGGATCCCACGGTCTCCCGCGAGGCCCGCACCGCCCTCAAGGAACAGCTCGACCGGGCGGTCACCGAGGTCGACCCCCGCCAGGCGCTGGACGCCCTGGTCGTCCTCGTCACCGGCGACGAGCACCAGATCTGGCATCTTCCCCGTACGGCACCCGAGCGGGTGGTGCTCAGCGACACATACCTGACCCGCAACCTGGTCGCGGCGAAGGCCCAGGCCCAGCCGTTCTGGGCACTCACCGTGTCGGGCGGGCACGCCGCCCTGTGGAGCGGCACGGCGGACGTCCTGCACGAGGAGCGGACCGGCGGGTTCCCGCTGACGGCTCCGCGGGAGGCGCCCAACCCGCAGCGCGAGGAGCGGATCGGCGACACCCCGAGCACCTTCAGTGACGAGGAGACGCGCAACTTCCTGCGCACCGTCGACGAGAAGCTGCGTGCGGTGCTGGCCGCGGACCCGCGTCCGCTGTACCTGGTCGGCCTCGCCCCCGCGCTCGCCATGCTGGACGAGGTGGGGGAGTGCGCCAGGTCGGCCGTCGGCCGGGTCACCAAGGGCGTACCGGCCGACATGACGCCGAGCGAGTTGCTCAAGGAGCTGCGGCCCGCGCTGGACGAACGGCAGCGGCGGTTCTCGGCGGAGATCGACGGCAAGCTGGACGAAGCGCGCGGCCGCCGTGCCTTCGCCGGTGGTCTCGACGAGGTATGGGCCGCGGTACGCGAGGGCCGCGCCGGGCTGGTCGCGGTGGAGGAGCACTTCCAGCAGACGGTACGGGAGACGGCCGAGCACCTCGAACCGGTGAGCGACGCGGCCGCGGACCCCGCGGACCGCTCGGTCCGTGAGGACATCGTCGACGAGCTCGTCGAGGCGGCATTGGACAGCGGCACCGACGTGGTCTTCCTCGCGGACGACTCGCTCGCGGAGCACGGACGGATCGCGGCAGCTCTGCGCTACTAGAGCGGCCCCGCGCCACTGAGCGGGCCGGCAGCACGCCGTACACCCACGCCCCGGTACGCGACCGCGTCCCGGGGCGGCCCCAGGGAAAGGAGTGACCCCACCATGCCACGCGGATCCGACGCCAGACGGGAACGGCAGTACGAGCACATCAAGGAGAGCGCGCAGGAGCGCGGGGTCAGCGAGGAGCGGGCCGAGGAGATCGCGGCCCGTACGGTCAACAAGGCGCGCGCCCGCGCCGGTGAGTCGCGGACCGCGAGCCGTACCTCCATCGAGGACATGTCGTCCGCCCGCCGTGCCGCTCTGCGTTCGCGCAGCGGCGCCGAGGGGCCGACGCGCGACCAGCTCTACGAAGAGGCTCGGAAGAAGAACGTCCACGGGCGTTCACACATGACGAAGGCCCAGCTGGCACGTGCGGTCGGCCGCTGAGCCCACGTCACGGTAACCGGACCCGGGGCGGTGTCAGCCGCTCCAGGTCCAGTCGGCCACCTCGGGCAGGTCGGTGCCGTATTCACGGATCCAGGCGTGGTGGCGGGTGCGGACGTCCGCCATCGCCTGGCGCACCGCCACGGCGCGAACGCCCAGGCCCGGCACCCGGTCGATGACGTCCATGACCAGCCGGTAGCGGTCCAGGTCGTTGCGGACCACCATGTCGAAGGGCGTGGTGGTGGTGCCCCTCTCCTTGTAGCCCCGCACATGCAGGTGGGCATGGCCGGCCCGCCGGTAGGCCAGCCGGTGGATCAGCCACGGGTAGCCGTGGTAGGCGAAGATCACCGGGGCGTTCCTGGTGAACACCGCGTCGTACTCGGAGTCCGGCATTCCGTGCGGGTGCTCCCCCTGGGGCAGCAGCCGCGCCATGTCGACCACATTGACCACGCGTACGGCCAGTTCCGGCAGATGCCTGCGCAGCAGATCGGCTGCCGCCAGGATCTCCAGCGTGGGTACGTCACCGGCGCAGGCGAGCACCACATCGGGTTCGCGGCTGCCGTCCTCCGTGCCCGCCCACTCCCAGACACCGGCTCCGCGGGCGCAGTGCGCGCGGGCCTCGTCCATGGTGAGCCAGTCGAAGCTCGGCTGTTTGCCGGCCACGATGACATTGACGTAGTCGCGGCTGCGCAGTGCGTGGTCGGCGACGGAGAGCAGGGTGTTGGTGTCCGGCGGCAGATAGACCCGCACGACCTCGGGGCTCTTGTTGAGGATGTGGTCGACGAAGCCGGGGTCCTGGTGGGAGAAGCCGTTGTGGTCCTGGCGCCAGACGTGCGAGGTGAGCAGGTAGTTGAGCGAGGCGATGGGGCGGCGCCAGGGCAGCGCGCGGGAGGTCCTGAGCCATTTGATGTGCTGGTTGACCATCGAGTCGACGATGTGGGCGAAGGCCTCGTAGCAGGAGAAGAGGCCGTGCCGGCCGGTCAGGAGATAGCCCTCCAGCCAGCCCTGGCACAGATGCTCGGAGAGCACCTCCATGACGCGTCCGTCACGGGTGAGGTGCTCGTCGGTCGGCAGGATGCGTTCCTGCCATGTCTTGCCGGTGGCCTCATAGAGGGCGTCGAGCCGGTTCGACGCGGTTTCGTCGGGGCCCACGACCCGGAAGTCCCGGCGTTCGGCGGTGGCGGCCATGACGGCCTCCAGCAGTCCGCCGAGCACCCGGGTCGGCTCGTGCAGCACGGTGCCGGGGCTGTCGACCTGGACGGCATGCTCGTCCAGCGGCGGGATGGGCAGATCCCGCAGGAGCAGACCGCCGTTGGCGTACGGGGTCGCGCCGAGCCGGGCGGTGCCCTCGGGCACGCAGTCGAGCACCTGGGCGGTGGGGCGCCCCGAGCAGTCGAAGAGTTCCTCGGGACGGTAGGAGCGCATCCACGCCTCCAGCTGGCGCAGATGGTCGGGGTTGTCGCGGACGCCGGGCAGCGGTACCTGGTGGGCGCGCCAGGTACCTTCGACGGGCACCCCGTCGACCTCGGCGGGGCCGGTCCAGCCCTTGGGGGTGCGCAGCACGATCATCGGCCAGTGCGGGCGTTCGGTGTCGCCGCCGCTGCGGGCGGCGGTCTGGAGTTCCCGGATGCGGTCGACGGCCCGGTCCATCGCGGCGGCCATCGCCCGGTGCACGGTGAGGGGGTCGTCGCCGCCGACGTACAGGGGGTCGTGTCCGTAGCCGCGCAGCAGGGCGTCGAGTTCCGTCTCGGGGAGGCGGGCGAGCACCGTCGGGTTGGCGATCTTGTAGCCGTTGAGATGGAGGACGGGCAGGACGGCTCCGTCGTGCACCGGGTCGAGGAATTTGTTGGAGTGCCAGGACGCGGCGAGCGGTCCTGTCTCTGCCTCGCCGTCCCCGATGACGCAGGTGACGAGCAGCTGCGGGTGGTCGAGGGCGGCACCGTAGGCGTGGGTGAGGGCGTAGCCGAGTTCGCCGCCCTCGTGGATGGAACCGGGGGTCTCCGGTGCCACATGGCTGGGTACCCCGCCGGGGAAGGAGAACTGTTTGAACAGCAGCCCCATCCCCTGGGCGTCGCGGCTGACGTCGGGGTACGTCTCCGAGTAGCTGCCCTCCAGCCAGGAGTTGGCGAGGACGGCGGGTCCGCCGTGGCCGGGCCCCCAGACGCACAGGCCGTGGATTGCGCGGGACTTGATGATCCGGTTGAAGTGGGTGTGGACCAGGTTCAGTCCGGGTGAGGTGCCCCAGTGGCCGAGCAGGCGGGGCTTGATGTGCTCCGGGGCGAGCGGCTGGGTCAGGAGCGGGTTGGCCATCAGATAGATCTGGCCGACGGCGAGATAGTTGGCGGCCCGCCAGTGCGCGTCGAGTGCCTCGATCTCCTCGTCGGTGGGGCCGGGTGTCGCTGCCGGGTGGGCGGCATGACTCATCTGTGTCTCCTAGGACGTGGCGCCGACGGGCTCGGGGCCGTACCAGACCGTGGTCGCGTTGCAGAATTCGCGGATGCCGTGCCCGGCGAGTTCGCGTCCGTAGCCGGAGCGCTTCACGCCGCCGAAGGGCAGCGCGGGATGGGACGCCGTCATGCCGTTGAAGAAGACACCGCCCGCCTCCAGATCGCGCACACAGCGACGGGCCTCGTCGGCGTCGCGGGTCCATACGTTGGAGCTCAGGCCGAAGGGGCTGTCGTTGGCGAGCGCCACGGCTTCGTCCAGTCCCTCGACGCGGTAGAGCGTGGCGACGGGGCCGAAGGTCTCCTCGCGGTGGATGCGCATGGCGGGCGTGATCCCGGTGAGGACTGTGGGGGCGTAGAACCAGCCCCGTTCCAGCACCGGGCCCAGCCCTTCGGGCCGGCCGCCGCCGCACAGCGCGGTCGCGCCGCGCCGTACCGCGTCGCCCACCAGTTCTTCCAGGTCGGCGCGGCCCTGTTCGCTCGAGAGCGGTCCGACGTCGGTGGATTCCTCCAGCGGGTCGCCGACCGTCAGATCGCGCATGCCCACGGTGAACCGCTCGGCGAATTCCTCGTACACCTCCGTGTGCACGATAAACCGTTTGGCGGCGATGCAGGACTGGCCGTTGTTCTGCACCCGGGCGGTCACCGCGGTGCGGGCGGCCCTGGCGACGTCCGCCGACGGCATGACGAGATACGGGTCGCTGCCGCCGAGTTCCAGGACGGTGTGCTTCACCTCGTCGCCCGCGATCGCCGCGACCGAGCGCCCGGCCGGTTCGCTGCCGGTGAGGGTGGCGGCGGCGACCCTGCTGTCGCGCAGGATCGATTCGACCGCTCCGGATCCCACGAGCAGTGTCTGGAAGCATCCCTCCGGGAATCCGGCGCGGCGGAACAGGAGTTCCAGATACATCGCCGTCTGCGGGACGTTGGACGCGTGCTTGAGCAGGCCGACGTTTCCGGCCATCAGCGCGGGGGCCGCGAAGCGTACGACCTGCCAGAGCGGGAAGTTCCACGGCATCACGGCGAGGACAACGCCCAGCGGCCGGTAGTGGACATAGGCCCTGGAGGCTCCAGCGTCCCGCACATCGGCGGCCGGCGGATGCTCGTCCGCGAGGAGTTCCTCGGCGTGGGCCGCGTACCAGCGCATCGCCTTCACACACTTGGCGGCCTCCGCGCGAGCCGCCTTGAGGGGTTTGCCCATCTCGATGGTCATGGTGCGCGCGATGTCCTGCTGGTCCTCTTCGAGCATACCGGCGGCCTCGTTCAGCAGCCCGGCCCGCTCGTCGAATCCGGTGGTGCGGTACTGCCGGAACGCGGTGACGGCGGCGTCGAGCTTCTGCTCGATCTCCGCCGCTCCCAGTGGGTCGAACGTTCTGAGGGTCTCGCCGTTCGCGGGGTTGACCGTCGCGATGGGCATGACTGTGGACTCCTTGCCTCGGTACTTCGACGGTGCAGCACCGCGCGCCGTGCCGCAACGCGGGCCCTGCCGGGCAGATACCCGACCGGCGCGGACCGTGCGTGCGGTGTGCACGCCGTCCGCGCCGGGAGGGTGAAGCGTTCAGCGGGTACGGAAGCCGGCAGTACCGGCCCTGGCCGCCCTCCTCAGACGAGAGCGGGGGCGCAGTCGGATGCCGTCGCCGGTTCGGATACGGGCTCCGGGACGACCACGGGCGGGCGGAGGGACTCGCAAACACCGGGCAGCGGCGCCGACGGCAACAGCTCGACGGTGCGGGGCTCCTTCGCGTACCGGGTGAACCAGACGACTTTGCCCTCGGCCGTGCGGCAGGTGCCCCAGCTGTCACTCAGGGCCATGACGCGGCTGAGACCGCCACCGCC
This sequence is a window from Streptomyces sp. NBC_01217. Protein-coding genes within it:
- a CDS encoding endonuclease I family protein, producing MSRRHLHYRRPLLATLAAFAVLAGTAAAAPAATSQAAPPAAPVAATPLGALDDTYYQNALGKSGTALKSALHTIISSQTKISYSQVWDALKSTDQDPANSSNVILVYSGRSISKNSNGGSVGQWNREHVWAKSHGDFGTSTGPGTDIHHLRPEDVQVNSIRGNKDFDNGGSAVSGAPGSYTDSDSFEPRDAVKGDVARMILYMAVRYEGDDAFPDLEPNDRVSNGSAPYIGRLPVLKAWSQEDPPDSFEKRRNDVIFDQYQHNRNPFIDHPEWVESIW
- a CDS encoding NADP-dependent succinic semialdehyde dehydrogenase; the protein is MPIATVNPANGETLRTFDPLGAAEIEQKLDAAVTAFRQYRTTGFDERAGLLNEAAGMLEEDQQDIARTMTIEMGKPLKAARAEAAKCVKAMRWYAAHAEELLADEHPPAADVRDAGASRAYVHYRPLGVVLAVMPWNFPLWQVVRFAAPALMAGNVGLLKHASNVPQTAMYLELLFRRAGFPEGCFQTLLVGSGAVESILRDSRVAAATLTGSEPAGRSVAAIAGDEVKHTVLELGGSDPYLVMPSADVARAARTAVTARVQNNGQSCIAAKRFIVHTEVYEEFAERFTVGMRDLTVGDPLEESTDVGPLSSEQGRADLEELVGDAVRRGATALCGGGRPEGLGPVLERGWFYAPTVLTGITPAMRIHREETFGPVATLYRVEGLDEAVALANDSPFGLSSNVWTRDADEARRCVRDLEAGGVFFNGMTASHPALPFGGVKRSGYGRELAGHGIREFCNATTVWYGPEPVGATS
- a CDS encoding plasmid stabilization protein is translated as MPRGSDARRERQYEHIKESAQERGVSEERAEEIAARTVNKARARAGESRTASRTSIEDMSSARRAALRSRSGAEGPTRDQLYEEARKKNVHGRSHMTKAQLARAVGR
- a CDS encoding DUF1269 domain-containing protein; protein product: MSTLTVWKFQSAEGAETVEATLKSLQKEGLIKILDAAVVSWPVDRAKPRTKQLINLVGAGALSGTFWGMLFGLIFLMPLLGAAIGAAAGALGGKLADVGIDDDFIAEVKEKVTPGTSALFLLTMNEVPDRISEALPEGGAELLHSNLDAQSEARLREIFGEDAA
- a CDS encoding baeRF3 domain-containing protein — encoded protein: MDTDALTARLLQELRAAKPYPALSLTMPTHRRARDSAQDAVRLRNLAAEAISRLEADPTVSREARTALKEQLDRAVTEVDPRQALDALVVLVTGDEHQIWHLPRTAPERVVLSDTYLTRNLVAAKAQAQPFWALTVSGGHAALWSGTADVLHEERTGGFPLTAPREAPNPQREERIGDTPSTFSDEETRNFLRTVDEKLRAVLAADPRPLYLVGLAPALAMLDEVGECARSAVGRVTKGVPADMTPSELLKELRPALDERQRRFSAEIDGKLDEARGRRAFAGGLDEVWAAVREGRAGLVAVEEHFQQTVRETAEHLEPVSDAAADPADRSVREDIVDELVEAALDSGTDVVFLADDSLAEHGRIAAALRY
- a CDS encoding phosphoketolase family protein, which encodes MSHAAHPAATPGPTDEEIEALDAHWRAANYLAVGQIYLMANPLLTQPLAPEHIKPRLLGHWGTSPGLNLVHTHFNRIIKSRAIHGLCVWGPGHGGPAVLANSWLEGSYSETYPDVSRDAQGMGLLFKQFSFPGGVPSHVAPETPGSIHEGGELGYALTHAYGAALDHPQLLVTCVIGDGEAETGPLAASWHSNKFLDPVHDGAVLPVLHLNGYKIANPTVLARLPETELDALLRGYGHDPLYVGGDDPLTVHRAMAAAMDRAVDRIRELQTAARSGGDTERPHWPMIVLRTPKGWTGPAEVDGVPVEGTWRAHQVPLPGVRDNPDHLRQLEAWMRSYRPEELFDCSGRPTAQVLDCVPEGTARLGATPYANGGLLLRDLPIPPLDEHAVQVDSPGTVLHEPTRVLGGLLEAVMAATAERRDFRVVGPDETASNRLDALYEATGKTWQERILPTDEHLTRDGRVMEVLSEHLCQGWLEGYLLTGRHGLFSCYEAFAHIVDSMVNQHIKWLRTSRALPWRRPIASLNYLLTSHVWRQDHNGFSHQDPGFVDHILNKSPEVVRVYLPPDTNTLLSVADHALRSRDYVNVIVAGKQPSFDWLTMDEARAHCARGAGVWEWAGTEDGSREPDVVLACAGDVPTLEILAAADLLRRHLPELAVRVVNVVDMARLLPQGEHPHGMPDSEYDAVFTRNAPVIFAYHGYPWLIHRLAYRRAGHAHLHVRGYKERGTTTTPFDMVVRNDLDRYRLVMDVIDRVPGLGVRAVAVRQAMADVRTRHHAWIREYGTDLPEVADWTWSG
- a CDS encoding methyltransferase; this encodes MNRLTTSGAGYDLARFPEDPRDPFRAWDAADEYLLRRLEGTDEPEPVDLSGTVVVVGDRWGALSTVLAGHRLVQITDSYLAQRATLANLDRNGVAADAVHLLSARDAPPDRIDVLLVRVPKSLALLEDQLHRLAPAVHAGTVVIGTGMVKEIHTSTLKLFERIIGPTRTSLAVKKARLIFCTPDPALPRTPSPWPYRYELPESVGPVSGRTVTNHAGIFCAERLDIGTRFFLGHLPARSGPDRVLDLGCGNGVVGLSAALANPEATVTFIDESYQAVASAEETFRANTGPDAKAEFVVGDGPAQLPPASVDLVLNNPPFHSHQATTDATARTMFHGARTVLRQGGELWVVGNRHLGYHTQLRRIFGNCTTVAGDPKFVVLCAVKR